In Halobacterium noricense, the genomic stretch TCGCCGGCGGTCGAGTGGCCGGTCTCGGCGGCGCGCTCGGCGGCGTCGTCGGTGAACGTCGCGTCGTGAATCAGGAGGTCCGCGCCGTCCGCGGCGGCGACGACGGGGTCGTGGGGGCGCGTATCGCCCGTGTAGACGAGCTTGCGGCCGGGACGGGGGTCGCCGACGACCTGCTCGGGGCGGACGACGGTGCCGTCGTCGAGTTCGACGGCGTCGCCCTCGTGGAGCTTCGAGAACTTCGGGCCGACCGGGACGCCGAGTTCCTCGGCCTTCTCGCGGTCGAAGCGGCCCTTGCGGTCGTCCTCGACGAGCGCGTACCCCACGGAGGTCGTGCGGTGGGCGGTGTCGAACGCGCGGACCTCGTACTCGGGGCGGTCGAGGACGGTCTCGCCCGCGCTCACTTCGCTGATACGGACGGGGAAGCCGACGTCCCCGCCGACGGCGAACACGAGCGCCTCTATCTGGTCGCGGAGGCCTCGGGGGACGTGAATCGTCAGGGGGTCCTCGCGGTCGTTGAAGTCCCACGTCTGGACGAGGCCGGGGAGGCCGAAGACGTGGTCGCCGTGGGCGTGCGTGACGAACACGTCGGAGACGTCGAAACCGGTGCCGTACCGCATCATCTGGCGCTGGGTCGCCTCGCCGGCGTCGAAGAGGAACG encodes the following:
- the rnz gene encoding ribonuclease Z, coding for MTLQATFLGTSGAVPTTERNPSSVFVRREGDAFLFDAGEATQRQMMRYGTGFDVSDVFVTHAHGDHVFGLPGLVQTWDFNDREDPLTIHVPRGLRDQIEALVFAVGGDVGFPVRISEVSAGETVLDRPEYEVRAFDTAHRTTSVGYALVEDDRKGRFDREKAEELGVPVGPKFSKLHEGDAVELDDGTVVRPEQVVGDPRPGRKLVYTGDTRPHDPVVAAADGADLLIHDATFTDDAAERAAETGHSTAGEAAAIAARADARTLALTHVSSRYAGDARELREDAETADFDGEVFVAHDGMTYDVPFPDTV